GGGTTAGATAAATAATCGGTGGCTCTTTGTTTCCCTGCAGGCTCCCGTTACCTCCTCCCCACCACTTGGGAGAAAACAAGAAGGTAATGTCTATTTCCATGTCTATGTtcggaaagtctctctctctctgtgtgtgtgtgtgtttgtgtgtaagaaAGTCTAACTGccagtcttctcttcttttcctttcagaagaGCTCATCCTCGAGGATGTTGAAGAGGAAGTGCAGAAATGAGTCACCAGAGgccggaggaggaaggagaaagcccCGACCCTGACCTCGCTGTCGCCGCCACAGCTGCCGCCCCTCcggaaaaaagtaaaaataaaaggggagaaGGACCTTGGGGGGGACAGGGACTCGACCTCGCTGCCGCCATCACTGCTGCCATGCCGCCAtactggagagagagggagagacatccGGGGAAGGAGAGGTAGGCAGAAGAAGACCACTGAAGGCCACGAAGAAACAAAGACCCAACCTGAGCCCACCTGCCCAAGGGCTGGGGCATTAGAAGAAGGCCTGAGGCCAGAATCATACCGCCCGATCTccttaataaaccaagactacaagataTTCACATCAGTCTTGGCCAACCGCCTAAAAATCTTCTTAGCCAAGTTAATAGTCCCAGACCAGACCGGCTTCGTCCCTGGtcgcaatattacagaccccatcaggaaactactgaacctaattgaacacagcaaggcaactaaactcccactgacaattatgtccctagacatcctcaaagcttttgattgcttaGAGTGGAAATACCGATTAGCAGTACTcactagcatgaaatttggccccaacttcctatAAATCCCtacaaaggtgactatgggatgtggtgctcatcttgcttcaggccgagagagccggtgcttgtccacagacaactttttgGGTCCTTTTATTGTAAACTACCCTGATAATTTCTGTTTAGTACATAAGTAAATAAGACAATAAAATGATACCGCATCTTGAAACATGGAgtagtagttttttttaaagttacgcTAACTGGAATAAAACCATATAATTTTGTTTATAATATTTATGACAAGAGAACAGTTACTTATAATTTACCgttttatttcaaaatactttaaaaatacattaatgtAAATGCACGAAAGCTTTGcctttctttaaaacagaaaatgggaaagggagatGCTACACtttatgaaaatgtttgctggTCTGACAGGAGGCAGAGAAtggaggatgaaatggggggagGAATGGAGCTGGGGAGTGGAAACGCCCCATCCAGTGCATGTTTATTCAAGTCCCACTGATTAGTTCCTTATGCCAATTAAGGTGTTGTTATTATTTGGACGTTTCAGTCTCTAACAAGCTGCAATTCAAATTTCTTTAGGATGGCCCCTAAGTGTGGAAGGGCGGCAGGCTGGTCTGCGCCTTCTCGGTCGTGGGTCCCATGCAATGCTCTCTGCAGGGAGGCTGATCTGGCTCATTTTTGCTGGCCTTTCCCTGTGCTGCAGAAACATGGCTCTAGCATGAAGTACAGTATTTGGGAGAGGAACTTGTAGGATGTGGTTTTGTTGTGCTCCTGCAGATGTGGATTTATTTGCTGAGGTGGTCCCCCCCCTCGCTGTTTTCTATTTTTGTTctgattttaatgttttgctatgaGCAGTCTGGGCGCACATTTATATGCTAAGGGCGAGACGTACGTataaacattttgaaacaaaCCGGCGCGAAGCAGAAACCGGCGCAGGGCCGGCCTTAACCCTGAAGGCAGCTGATTTCAACTTCTGAGTGTTACGAAAAGGCGGTAAAATGTTCGTTATTATTTAATATACGGTTGCCGTGTTTTGCttacagggaggggagggggtgctgATGCAATTAGCCGGCCGTGAGTCCTACACGCACTtcggaaaggaaagggagcatttGCTGCGAAATCTCTCTCTCCGGGGCCGCCAACCGCGGCAGGCCCTTTGCCCGGCGCTCACGCGACCAGCTGGGCCGAGAAGGGGACGGAAGAGGCGGCGGCTCCTCGGGCGCCTCTcgcccccagcagctgcaggcgcagcagctcctcctcctcctcctcctgctgctgctgctgcttctcgtcGGGGCTGCGGGAGAGGCGGCGCTTGCCGGGGCCGCCGCTTTGCTCGCTGCCGCATCGCCGACCGAGCAGCCCGCCCTGGGCCCCAGCCGGGAGCAAGGAGAGCCGCTCCATGGTGGCGACGTGTCGCTTCGGAGGCGCTAGGCCGCGGCGCCGCCTTGGCAGCTTCTTCGCCCACCCACAGCGGCTGCTGCAGGTACGGAGGGGCCggggaggcgggcgggcgggcgggcggaggcGATCTCGTCAGCCCCGCCATGAAATCCAGGCCACGAATGTGGCCGCAGGAGGGGCAGGTGCTGGATCCCGGAACTGCGCTCCTGCCCCcctcaaaaacaacagcagccggATCCGACTCGCTCAGTAAAGGCGTAggcgagagagagaaagcgggTGCTCCGATCCCCGCCAAGCCCTCTCCCACCGGCAGCCCAAGGTAGTAGGCCACCGTCTGTCCGTCAGTATCACCCGCACATTTCTTCCGTAGCGCGCTTTGCAGGAGATactctcttctttcttcctcctcctcctccaccttatTTGTGGGGTCAGGGTGCCTTCGtcacaggagtgccagcttggccccgcgaTTGTGGGTGCCCGGGGCCGAGGGTGCCATGCAGTGGGCCCagttgtgggtgcccggccccttcatggggaatttggtgggtgctcaggcacccagggagcCAGCACctatgccataccctccaacgattctctgatgaaaatagggatgtcccattccgtaatgataattttagtatttataccccacacatcttactgggctgccccagccactctgggcagcttccaatatatataaaaacataatgaatcattaaacacttaaaaaacttccctatacagaattgcatTCAAATTGCCttcaagaaatgttggaggcttggaggtcaaataactccatagcctccaacatttctccaatgaaaatagggatgtcctaaggaaaagtgggactttccatgatcaaatctgaaactgggacgcttctctaaatcaggggcgtccctagaaaatagggacacttggagggtctgctatgcTTCGTCACaacccctttcctctccccccccccccattggcatGAGCTGTGACCCCATAGTTCCCTTTCCAGAGGATATTACCCACTGCTTTAATTCTTCTTACACAAATACCTTCCACCCCTTTTAAGCCACAGGGCACTGTTTGCAGGCAATCCTTTCCACCCACAATTTATCTCCCTTGCCCTTTCTTTCCATGGAAGGTTGTATCCTGCGAACCCCACAGAAGGCAAGTAGGTTCCACAAACTGCTGGTTCTTCTCTAGACTGTCCAGCACCATCAGTCCATTTTATCAGATGCACAAAGTGTTATCATGAATAATTttatagatagacagatatatggaaggtggcagggtggaatggagTTATAAACATTGAGGTCGGAAGGAATGAAACTGAGAACAAACAGACACACTGATATGTTAACAGCAGCCATTCACATGAAAAAGTTGTTAATAACATAGACTTCTTTAGTGTGGTGTAAAATCCCATTTTTGTCCCAATTCAGTGTACAAGTTACTGACCCTCTTGAGGACTTGTAAGCTATTAAAATAATACTGTATTAAAAGGCTAGCTTTCCACCAGTAAGATTAATAGGCAAGGAATGGCCAGTGTACCCAACCTTAGGCACCAATTTACCCCatctaagctttttttttttaacaaaaccaaGTGGTTTCAAATTTGCGACATAAATCCATTTGGAGAATGGCATCTTGTTTTTAGAATAGGAAAATTATCTGATAAAAAGACAAAACATGGTGAGATTCCCCCAAAGCTGCTGCATGTTCTACCTGCTTAACCTGCGTAGCTCTGGCCTTCAAAGATTCCTCCTGGTTTGGGATGGATTTTCTCACTCTAATTAAGGATCCTTataaattgtgtttatttatttattttgtttaataaaattgcCAGCCACCtttcaaattaaaatattttggtgAAATATTGTGAGAATGGCAAGATTATCAAAGGAGATGAGGATTAGGCCCTAGGTTAAATCAGGGgtgccaccctccagatgtggggctgcagctcccacccaccccagctagcatgtgcagtggggggggggatgggtatTATAGTACAACCTCCTTGGCTTAAAAGAAGTGATTGCGGGCATTTCAAGAGCACTAGCCATGTACTGTAAGTCTGCTCCAGTAAAAACAACCATCTTGTGGCAACCTAAAGACTAAATAGGTTTATGGATTAAGTGTTTGTAGACTAGATTCCACCTCAACTGATGCATGAAACTTTTCCtaagttggcaggaactgggagaaAAATGTGAACGGTGAAATTGGAGGGATATAAAATGCAAAGAATACAAACTGTGATAATTacattaaaactgtaaaataactGCAGTGCCCATTCACAAAGTTTTGATGATAACACAAACATCCTCACACTGGTAAGCTAATTCACTTTTTTAGCCTTTCAATAATGCTTTAGTGGTGTCTAGACGTCTTAATTTTTTTCTCGTCTAGTGGCTAGGGTACCCAGCCTGCATGTCTTATATTGGTATTGTGCAGATAATTTTCTCTAGCTGCCAAATAATGTCTTGCAAAATTCTTTTCTAAACGGCTTCCTTTGCAAACATGACTATCTGTGACAATGGGGTTGGGTACTTCTTTTCAGTGTTGAACCTGTAGAACCTGTGATTGCCTTAGAGAGGAAACATACATAATCTGGAACAgcttctagggcaggggtcagcaaactttttcagcagggggccagtacactgtccctcagaccttgtggtggaccggactatattttggaaacaaaatgaacaaattcctatgccccacaaataacccagacatgcatttaaaataaaaggacacattctactaatccGGACCATCCGTAGGCCTGATTgcgaaggcgattgggccgtatctggccccgggccatagtttgccttccttaaaaaatttttttattaaattttataaacaCAGTACaaacacacagggtccccggtcgtttaacggactattgatccctgtgccaccatggcgcttcgctgccaccaaccaggatcccctccctggtaatcactgttgtcacagtcagggtgtgattttaaacaaaataataagtgttacattcttgctcccctctcccttcccagcaagGTATTTccgcttcttctgggtcctctcggatagcatagggagcccagctttcagttctctggtaaggcttaatcatgtttacgtgaactaccttgcgcccctcatccccctgctggataaggtagtttacattgcTTATTTTGGATATGATTTGGGGTTGgtccctcccaggctagttgcatttcattcccctttttggttgctctaggcaagggttgtgccaagtcgagtcctaacctctggaatggtgtggaaattacaggtaaaggacacagttttgccttggttttgtcctgacctgatccccgcCTCTgtcaaatgtcacaggcttggcaatacattttaatttgcttccccatgcctggccaatagaaattttgcgcCACTCTTTGTTtagtccgagttatccccatatgtgccccaaaaatactattatgggcttgcatTATGATTCTTTCTcggtacatgtgaggaaccactagttgtctgtggtttcctcctccccctttataaggtgtgctaagggcttcacaatataacagcccctcctctaggcagaacctctctgggcaatcaggggttaatggaacagtagattttgctgcctcaaaacagctgtttagtcccatgtcattcttttgttcctgagagaaactagtcatttgagtatttttaaaaggtattaggaagcctgactcactcaaagtttcaacttgaggactttgagtcctgccctcattagCAACTGTTTCACTTCCCTCAGTATTGGtcgacagttggccccccttggagcgggtaatcacaaatgcactctgcacatgctccaggagatcccaaccgataagcaccgcagtggggatttcctctgaaatggccacttgccactttccactccagtcatgtaacttaatgtttacctcagccattggagtctaactggctccttggcgattccttttaattctatagtttttcctggaattattctctcgggattgattatctcaggatgaacaatcgtgatttgggatccggtatcttttaatcctagatattttttattttcaatccaaatatattctcctgactttctcaagagcaagtcattctgtttaatcaagtaacagtgtatcaCTGACGCCTCAGGAATCTcatctgtctcaggcctagctaaagttTCGGTTTCCGTgacaacctgcttagcctcaccctgccctactgagtggatacaaaaagactgtttttgagtgtttgtgctcccagatttaacttgtccaccagtcttaaattcaaagcttctgtggccagATTTACcacacgaccagcacctcatatctcttcccccagtataattagatttattttcttttacctcagaggtacgggtgttagtttggcccacgtcacttgggctttttgactgtggtatgtttcccttttttattaccggagaagagcttcctttagcatattgaaattggtttctggggttcccccacaatttcccgccaaattttggactatcgaatccatggtccctaatttcattaatttggtcagctatggttgctgcctcttggatggttttaggatttctttcctttacaagatatttcagctccccagttatggtggcataaaattgctccacgCAATAacctctgattttttgaattgaatccgcaccctcctgctctaaccattttttttaggtaatttgaaatttttgcccccaactgagcatacgtttcttccctcaactttatcacactcctgaatttttttcttagttgttctgaggtaattcgaaacctcgtataaattaattgtttaaacatctcaaagtctgttgactgttcttctgtcatttgggcgtatatttctgccaataccccactaattctagcccttaagatcaccattttctcctcatccttcatttggaaatctttacaggctctctcaaatgatatcagaaaagcctctgggctatctttcctccttgaactcagggaattgctttaaatctaccttccctgttgtttgactactggtgttattactattattttgattctccatgactgctaattctagtttcttcattccaactgaaattgcattctttcactctcactttccctctcagctctaaTTCTTTTGCTCTCTTGCCCAGCTCTAATTCTTTCCATTTCTATTTGTTGTTCAGCCTTAActttttcccctttctgcctcagccttaattctttccttctctaattctaatttatattgttgttctagtttccacttttctaattatATAGACACTTGTGGATCTCTTgcctcaggtaaaatattagtggcatcttctaagctctgctcttccctcagaggattcccattctTCTctccttcagagctatcttgagctggttccctcacagggttctttgtctttttggGGGGCATATtatgtgattgaggattgacagttaaattaacaaaataagagaaatctcctctcagcactgttccctcTGGCTAGGTTTCCTCCAGACTcaggtctcaaagttctgctatgggtcttctctctacccgttaagcttacttcctccgacCCCCAAGTCAAaactctctgccagaacagatttgtgagctctcttttctccttttgttatcttagcttCCCAgggtccttgggtaaccacaactacaccgctggcctaggttatcacttcacagatttacctttccccttccaggtgtattgattaaccccagctgcttctgccaattttgtggtgaacaggcacaacgatctcaatatccctccacgggcttattgatgtctcctgccagcgtattgatcttatcctgccgctgccgccagttttgtggcgatcacacagggtccccggtcgttaacggactattgatccctgtgccaccacggcgcttcgctgcccaccaaccaggatcccctccctggtaatcactgtcacagtcagggtgtgattttaaataaaataatgtgtttattttaaaacatcaacaaacttaagatatggttacattggtatatatttgttcttatctcaaccctatccctaatcctacgctcaccactctacctcaccaccaaccctcacaatcaccaaccatcTGCTTCAGTCAACTGCTCTTAACTCTCTAACACCAACTGACTCACTccaactgcctttgttcagctgcccctagctgctcctcctccctctgtttattggtccgcctagggtcagccacttaaccctttacttactcctgcacatACATATATtctctaggaagggcaaacgccacacacactaatacaaaacaatatctttttaaattttttttattaaatttataaaaaaACATTACAAACACACTATACAAAACAATATATAGTTTGCCTTCCATGCCTACGTTATATCCAAGATAAAGTACTGTTCATGTATTATGATTCTTTTGATCTTAAGGTATACCGGTATTTCAGCTGCAGATTGAGAAATGAGACAAAAATGCTGATGGCAAAATAAATGAGAATACTATTCTGAAGTAAAAGAGATTCACTGCTAGGGTTGTTTCAATATTAAATTCTTTTGGTCCATTGCTTCTGGATTCTGAAAAAGACAAATAGGAAAAAGAaacatataagaagagcctgttgggtcAGACCTGTGGAAGGGTTTGTTTATTACTATGttacccagccagattggcaaggcattactactactactactactactacgttctgtgtttttttatattgaaaactgccctgtgatcttcagatgaagggtgtatATGTGATTTATTTTGAAGGGTTATATATACACTTTGCCTTCACAGCTGCCTCCATCTTATCTTCCATGCTATATGGTGCTTAGCATATTAAATGCACCTGATAGCTGGTACTTGGAGAAGTGCCACCTTTGAGCTTTTCCTTTGACAGTCTGGATTGAGATGCCTTCCTACgttgtttttgttatattttccCATCATTATATGCTTCCATTCTGGCATATATAATTAGAATAAGAATATGTCATGTATTCATGGGTTTACAACATACCTTCAATTGATACCTGAGGAAGCATCATGTCTTAATGTCAGACATATGTGTGTATAGTGCATGTCATGCATATACATACACCAGAGTAACCATCCTATCCTCAAACTAAAAAGTTCTGAGTTGGGCCACATTCATGTTTATAAATGAGTTCCCTTACTCTGTGCCAAAAAGTCACCTGGTACATGGTGTCTTCTGTCTGTTCACCTGCTCTTTTTATCAACATTTAAAATTTGAAATCAGTGGGTCTATCACACATTTGAacatttattctgtttttctttaatgTGTCTAATCTTTTGTTTAGGACTTGAAAATAGCCGTGTGTGTTACAGTCTCaagggttgtttttaaactgaTGGAACTGGAAGAGATATGAGGTCTCCTTACTGGGACTTTCTTGGACTTCCCTCATTAAGGCATGCAAACTTAATATTGTTATACTAAATCTTTGTAGAATAGTTGCAGAGTGCAATGTGCATTTTTTGATACTAGTAGAGACTACTAATATTGATATGATATCCTGTGAACATAAGGTTAGTTAACAATAAATGGGATTTTATTCTGCTCTTGACATCAAGGTACACCCCACACCCCAAGATGAGCACCTCTTGTGTTTGGACAATCAAAGTTATATAAGTGGTTAAATATAAATTTAACCTTGGATTGAGTTTACATGATTATTTTCTGTGATCCATTATTTTCATTGGAGTGGAATGGGGGTTACTAGAACCCTCTATTCcattgggtaggcaaactaaggcccaggggccagattctGCCCAGctaccttctaaatctggcctgtggacggttatcgtgtttttacatgagtagaatgtgtccttttatttaaaatgcatttctgggttatttgtggggcatatgaattcattcattcccccccccccaaaaaaaaatatagtccggcccaccacaaggtctgagggacagtggaccggccccctgatgaaaaagtttgctgacccctgtctatTCTATCTGCCAAACCCAGATAACTCCtcccagaaaataaaatgaaattaaattaaaaatctgAATGAAAAAATAATCCAGTTTAAAAATCAACTAGAGTCTGGATCCAAGCCCACATGTTTAAAGTTTAACAGGAGTGACTAACCACCAGTTCAGGGGCCTGATCTAGTCtctcaagcatttttttttctgtttcccaaCACCCTGCCAGTTTTTCTGCAATATTTGGGGTTCTATCCAGCATGAGGATACATTTGTCTTGTTTCTTAGTCACCCTCTTTGGTTATAGTTCTCCTGGTACTCACCTCCTGAGTTTGCCATTACAGTATCTGGGTCAGAAATGTAGCAAAGACTTGAGTACTTTCTTTCATTTGTGGTGGCTCTCATCTGCACAA
Above is a window of Lacerta agilis isolate rLacAgi1 chromosome 3, rLacAgi1.pri, whole genome shotgun sequence DNA encoding:
- the LOC117044525 gene encoding translation initiation factor IF-2-like — its product is MSHQRPEEEGESPDPDLAVAATAAAPPEKRKGAFAAKSLSPGPPTAAGPLPGAHATSWAEKGTEEAAAPRAPLAPSSCRRSSSSSSSSCCCCCFSSGLRERRRLPGPPLCSLPHRRPSSPPWAPAGSKESRSMVATCRFGGARPRRRLGSFFAHPQRLLQDLKIAVCVTVSRVVFKLMELEEI